From one Phycodurus eques isolate BA_2022a chromosome 6, UOR_Pequ_1.1, whole genome shotgun sequence genomic stretch:
- the LOC133404264 gene encoding FERM and PDZ domain-containing protein 1 isoform X2, which produces MDLQGRSRSPSRRTSRVEQVVGRWLRRSRELGSRSHSLSRDRVAIDGRPAESISTDQRNFPFRLNVLIQQDPKLKSHGLTLSSQTPILVQEVTQDGRLVPGDQLVKINNVAVDDLTPEQATEIIRECQDSLSVTILRTMLGPKSSFITPEKRAKLKSNPVKVRFAEEVEVNGHSQGNSLLFLPNVLKVYLENGQTKAFKFEPSTTVKDIVMTLKEKLSLRNIEHFSLVLEQQYSVTKLLLLHDEEKIQQVVQKKESRDYRCLFRVCFIPKQPETLLQDDPTAFEYFYLQGVNDVLQERFAVEMRCNTALRLAALHIQERLASCGLSPKTNLKIVTKTWGIENFVSSTLLRNMREKDLMKAISFQLKKSQSQCDPKQRGLTVNQARINYLEELSDLKSYGGKSFSATMMLQDRESTVTLLVGARYGVSQVINHKLSILSTLTEFNSITRLELVPESDKVGLVKIYLQDIMPITLLLETVASKDMSCLIAGYCRVFIDPNINIFPWMDVPIKHRVSAEEGYVSRCGSDSDHSSDLDMEPLVTHVSCNAKRRPRVRPSSDTDARKRREAHARRNKHDSENRNNKTSNKRQKEEKDAEREKGDHLLECENEDKVLEEKEAPNVGQTDKDHVKLENETQESKLGCGVAEAHPSQSDSCHTDSRVVTSPSSDSLDLLEEDDLISCSSSSLNIIVSTQSHAQIYSTLELYPYTQTHAEANLLVPPPAHSHPLLHLTSCNSDDRGNRRSDDIVDPQHFEAVPTSLDTTSSYTEDDTTCFAELSRLVDLLPSPPEASEDEEDVEKDLRKMRNKLNDNKEDILRRICEVTKTSRKSSIRGRPQSPSLSSASSHSDFVFNFDQRDASCYYKICSNITPDSARSLSKPENDTQRGDKKKEEEQRQANELASAPILQPPPGYGDSSSDEEFFDARDGFTSPNDQTSGMEIKDNCTGMKVDFGRSLKLGEIRVSVGDANKDGKSEEERQQQEKEGGGKKGLCELRKRSRKRRSFMETDYTSRVSYPKPKTTSMQDRVLSIFNSNFLAEGSDAHTLSSEPEPLEPTDNPSLTVSSLTYSEGEPAQLESKPIPFNIGSIEETGDSLASGTRNRKQEMEMEPDTMESKSVTDHIKRVAPSIAVVRCRVDPDGKESADCRGDRPETGRDQEGLGDRKLEEDKEQSMAGNGPFTSHMFLPRVTEKKVPIPCSEDEIKAITLTSWLTELNNKGVHQIAPVQNSHAEDDMPEDDSALSSYSPPPPPPSSPLPPMPVCHKSQSDCLHCTGTSTKLSPPNSEEKQNEVHNPQLNLEITKNEDEATDMITLARTASDEVTDSMNSDVFDDDDDDELINDDIGKDADGHEWTTAITRSVGANSLAGTAQSEMRINCPNNSTTEPHLKSNGHPEYTHTINSITAKLGVATSVINHTFNSGAGMKTEVSNALCMTQTTHTPREGYSSPGGDSHSLQANTAMAHDLAKEPPLPTHFIFQSCSPSIMGRLSASTLRGKIQKLPLYLSRSQETLNKATRVNDAQSPIRESEANIDISHIVKNIHDVTEITETMTELVESDDSDTTLTGSEVECDFFVETTSAKNSSLVSEVKETPEKILVDHETTSLPLQAEPQPQHTNRLLPDPNNTLGPITEPPVSMLSSLRRNSTGLTMDTPGPIIVPPESKMGDTMLVESIPGYKLSTQSSPSLPPIVVTTQNLNGPGLHYHSQSQIAQRTSSDRPLMGLCRPAEQTMDSSHAPYSGCRVFTFWEEPSQVSSEVGTTLNLKSEIGCTSVLTSRCESAVEGLNMDTCGCPVVYNNCFSKEGSFDEDLTVYEFSCQGSGETQSSRLSLPLMTDPPSSSLLSPSSTHSPTYPHILLSSPASELSPLLSPVSDAQYLHNQTQKDTINRLGTQRYPEPPTGFQVLRADVDQLLFVLENINIDRSVAGQGGCHPRETCASHFTENKQVLQTETRRLTACCQKMVATDQSPEEMLNSLADSFRTLVELAGACIWFSSCDRCKGRNAEAVAGLQDVARSFRDFCLAAERAGRKHSCRDLSTKLLAKQCTALTASVFCLTQIFRTLTAL; this is translated from the exons GGCCCGAAGTCATCATTTATCACACCTGAGAAGAGGGCCAAGCTCAAGTCTAACCCTGTAAAGGTTCGCTTTGCTGAGGAGGTGGAGGTCAATGGACACTCTCAG GGGAACTCGCTGCTATTCCTGCCTAATGTTCTGAAAGTATATCTGGAGAACGGCCAGACCAAGGCCTTTAAATTTGAACCCAGCACGACAGTCAAG gACATTGTAATGACACTGAAAGAAAAACTTTCTCTGCGAAATATCGAACATTTCTCCCTGGTTCTGGAGCAGCAATACAGTGTCACTAAACTACTGCTGCTACATGACGAGGAGAAGATACAACAG GTGGTCCAGAAGAAGGAGTCCCGTGACTACAGATGTTTATTCCGTGTTTGTTTCATCCCAAAGCAACCCGAGACTTTGCTACAAGATGATCCAACTGCCTTTGAATACTTTTACCTGCAG GGAGTGAATGATGTCCTGCAAGAGCGCTTTGCAGTGGAAATGAGATGTAACACCGCTCTGCGACTTGCCGCACTGCACATCCAGGAGAGGTTGGCGAGCTGTGGACTGTCCCCAAAGACCAACCTGAAGATAGTCAC TAAGACGTGGGGCATTGAGAACTTTGTTTCATCCACATTGCTGAGAAACATGCGAGAGAAAGATTTGATGAAGGCCATTAGCTTCCAGCTGAAGAAGAGCCAATCACAATGTGATCCCAAACAGAGGGGCCTGACAGTCAACCAAGCGCGCATAAATTACCTGGAAGAGCTGAGTGACCTCAAGTCTTATGGCGGGAAATCCTTTAGCGCAACAATGATG CTCCAGGACCGAGAGTCCACAGTTACACTGTTGGTGGGTGCACGTTATGGAGTGAGTCAGGTGATCAATCACAAACTTAGCATCCTGTCCACCCTCACAGAGTTTAACAGCATCACACGCCTCGAGCTCGTTCCCGAGTCTGACAAGGTCGGCTTGGTTAAAATATACCTGCAGGACATTATG CCGATTACACTACTACTGGAGACAGTTGCGTCTAAGGATATGTCGTGCCTGATAGCAGGATACTGTCGAGTTTTTATTGACCCCAATATTAACATCTTTCCCTGGATGGATGTCCCAATAAAGCACAGAGTGTCTGCTGAAGAAG GTTATGTGTCACGTTGTGGTAGCGACTCTGACCACTCGTCGGACTTAGACATGGAGCCGCTTGTCACCCATGTGTCTTGCAATGCCAAACGCCGCCCACGCGTCAGACCCTCTTCAGACACAGATGCAAGGAAAAGACGAGAAGCGCACGCCAGGAGAAACAAGCATGACAGTGAAAATAGGAACAACAAGACATCAAACAAGAGgcaaaaagaagagaaggaTGCTGAGAGAGAAAAAGGGGATCATTTACTTGAGTGTGAGAATGAGGACAAAGTACTTGAGGAGAAAGAAGCCCCTAATGTTGGACAAACAGACAAGGATCATGTGAAACTTGAAAATGAGACACAGGAATCTAAATTGGGATGTGGAGTAGCAGAGGCCCATCCATCACAATCAGATTCATGTCATACCGACTCTCGTGTTGTTACCAGCCCTTCCAGTGACTCTCTCGACCTCCTGGAGGAAGACGACTTGATTTcatgctcctcttcctcactgAATATAATAGTTTCAACACAAAGTCACGCTCAAATTTATTCAACACTTGAGCTTTACCCTTATACTCAGACACACGCTGAGGCCAACTTacttgttcctccacctgctcatTCCCATCCTCTTCTTCACCTCACATCTTGTAATAGTGATGACAGGGGCAACAGAAGGTCTGATGACATAGTCGATCCCCAGCACTTCGAAGCTGTCCCCACATCACTTGACACCACCAGCTCTTACACTGAAGACGACACCACATGTTTCGCTGAGCTCTCTCGCCTTGTGGACCTCCTCCCGAGCCCTCCGGAGGCCAGTGAGGATGAAGAGGATGTAGAAAAGGActtgaggaaaatgagaaataAGCTGAATGACAACAAGGAGGACATTTTAAGGAGAATATGTGAAGTAACCAAAACAAGCAGGAAGAGCAGTATTCGGGGACGCCCCCAGTCCCCGTCGTTGTCCTCAGCCTCTTCCCACTCTgactttgtgttcaactttgaCCAGAGAGATGCCAGCTGCTACTACAAAATCTGCTCCAACATCACCCCTGACAGTGCTCGCAGCCTTTCCAAGCCTGAAAATGATACTCAGAGAGGAGATAAAAAGAAGGAGGAAGAACAGCGTCAAGCTAATGAACTGGCATCAGCGCCCATCCTCCAGCCACCACCTGGCTATGGAGACAGCAGCTCTGATGAGgagttctttgacgccagaGATGGCTTCACATCACCTAATGACCAAACCTCAGGCATGGAGATAAAAG ATAATTGCACTGGGATGAAAGTGGATTTTGGAAGATCACTCAAACTTGGTGAAATCAGAGTCTCTGTGGGGGATGCAAACAAAGATGGAAAATCAGAAGAGGAgagacaacaacaagaaaaggaaggaggtggcaaaaaaggaCTGTGTGAGCTGAGAAAAAGATCCCGTAAGCGTCGTTCCTTCATGGAAACAGATTATACCTCCAGGGTATCATATCCAAAACCCAAAACAACATCGATGCAGGACCGGGTCCTTTCCATTTTTAATAGCAACTTTTTGGCAGAAGGTAGCGATGCCCACACACTGAGTTCTGAGCCTGAACCTTTAGAACCAACAGATAATCCAAGTCTTACTGTCTCCTCTTTGACTTACTCTGAAGGGGAACCAGCACAGCTTGAGTCAAAACCCATTCCATTTAATATTGGCTCCATTGAGGAAACTGGAGACTCTCTGGCATCAGGTACCAGGAACAGGAAACAAGAAATGGAGATGGAACCTGATACAATGGAATCAAAATCTGTCACAGATCACATTAAGAGAGTAGCTCCCTCCATCGCTGTTGTGCGATGTCGGGTGGATCCGGATGGGAAGGAGAGTGCTGATTGCAGAGGTGACAGACCGGAGACAGGAAGGGACCAGGAGGGGTTGGGAGATCGAAAACTAGAGGAAGACAAGGAGCAAAGTATGGCAGGGAATGGACCATTCACTTCACATATGTTCTTGCCGAGGGTTACTGAGAAAAAAGTACCAATTCCTTGCAGTGAAGATGAAATCAAAGCTATCACGTTGACTTCATGGCTGACAGAGTTGAATAACAAGGGGGTCCACCAGATTGCTCCTGTTCAAAACTCACATGCAGAGGATGATATGCCTGAGGATGACTCAGCACTTTCATcatattcccccccacccccaccaccctctTCCCCTCTGCCCCCAATGCCAGTTTGTCACAAATCCCAAAGTGACTGTTTACATTGCACAGGAACCTCAACCAAACTATCCCCACCCAACTCTgaggagaaacaaaatgaagtcCACAATCCACAATTAAATTTAGAAATTACGAAAAATGAAGATGAAGCTACTGACATGATTACATTGGCTAGGACCGCTAGTGATGAGGTTACTGATAGTATGAATTCTGAtgtttttgatgatgatgatgatgatgaattaaTAAATGATGATATTGGAAAAGATGCCGACGGACATGAATGGACAACAGCTATAACTCGGAGCGTGGGTGCTAATTCACTCGCAGGAACGGCTCAATCTGAGATGAGAATTAACTGTCCCAACAATTCAACTACTGAACCCCATTTAAAAAGTAATGGTCATCCTGAATACACTCACACTATAAATTCCATCACAGCTAAGCTTGGCGTTGCAACAAGTGTCATAAATCATACATTTAATTCGGGAGCTGGAATGAAAACTGAAGTTTCAAATGCTTTATGTATGACTCAAACTACACATACACCGAGAGAAGGATACTCTTCTCCAGGTGGTGATTCTCACTCACTTCAAGCAAACACTGCCATGGCCCATGATCTTGCCAAAGAGCCTCCTCTCCCAACTCACTTCATCTTCCAGTCCTGTTCCCCCAGCATCATGGGCCGCTTGTCTGCCTCCACCCTTAGAGGGAAGATTCAAAAGTTGCCTCTTTATTTGTCACGTTCCCAAGAGACCCTTAACAAAGCCACACGGGTGAATGACGCCCAAAGTCCTATTAGGGAGAGCGAGGCCAACATTGATATCTCGCACATTGTAAAAAACATTCATGATGTCACAGAAATCACAGAGACAATGACTGAGCTGGTGGAGTCAGATGATTCAGATACAACTCTTACTGGATCAGAAGTGGAGTGTGATTTCTTTGTCGAAACAACCTCAGCCAAGAACTCTAGTTTAGTATCAGAAGTAAAGGAAACACCAGAAAAGATCTTAGTAGACCATGAAACTACCTCCTTACCTCTCCAGGCTGAACCCCAACCCCAACATACAAATAGGCTTCTCCCCGATCCTAACAATACACTGGGACCAATAACAGAGCCCCCAGTTTCCATGCTGAGTAGCCTCCGAAGAAATTCTACAGGCCTTACAATGGACACTCCTGGTCCTATAATAGTACCTCCAGAATCAAAGATGGGAGATACAATGCTCGTTGAAAGCATTCCAGGTTATAAATTAAGCACTCAGTCATCCCCTAGCCTTCCTCCGATTGTGGTGACTACACAAAATCTAAATGGACCAGGTCTACATTATCATAGTCAGTCACAAATTGCGCAAAGGACCAGCAGTGACAGGCCCTTGATGGGTCTTTGTAGGCCAGCAGAACAGACAATGGATTCATCACACGCACCTTATTCAGGCTGCAGGGTGTTTACCTTCTGGGAGGAACCATCCCAAGTATCGTCAGAGGTAGGGACTACCCTAAACTTGAAATCTGAAATTGGATGCACTTCTGTGCTGACATCCAGGTGTGAGTCAGCAGTAGAGGGATTAAATATGGATACTTGTGGTTGCCCAGTGGTCTACAACAACTGCTTCAGCAAAGAGGGCAGCTTTGATGAGGACTTAACCGTCTATGAGTTCTCCTGCCAAGGCAGTGGTGAAACACAAAGTTCCAGATTATCTCTTCCGCTCATGACTGATCCTCCATCATCATCCCTTCTTTCCCCCTCTTCCACACACTCTCCCACCTATCCACACATTCTACTCTCCTCCCCAGCATCTGAGCTCAGTCCCCTGCTCTCACCAGTATCTGATGCACAATATCTCCACAATCAAACACAAAAGGACACCATTAATCGCCTTGGAACGCAACGCTACCCAGAACCACCCACTGGGTTCCAAGTTCTACGAGCGGATGTAGACCAGCTCCTTTTTGTCCTGGAAAATATCAACATTGACCGTTCTGTAGCTGGTCAAGGAGGTTGCCACCCAAGGGAAACATGTGCTTCCCACTTTACAGAGAACAAGCAAGTGCTCCAAACTGAGACAAGGCGGTTGACAGCATGCTGCCAAAAAATGGTAGCCACTGACCAGAGTCCAGAGGAAATGCTCAACTCTTTGGCTGATAGTTTCCGGACCTTGGTGGAGTTGGCTGGTGCATGCATATGGTTTTCCAGTTGCGACAGGTGTAAGGGGAGGAATGCAGAAGCAGTTGCCGGTCTGCAAGATGTGGCACGCTCATTCAGGGACTTCTGTCTGGCAGCAGAGCGAGCCGGCAGAAAGCATAGCTGCCGTGACCTGAGCACCAAGCTGCTAGCCAAACAGTGCACTGCACTCACTGCATCTGTCTTCTGCCTCACTCAGATCTTCCGTACTCTCACTGCACTGTGA